In Candidatus Defluviilinea proxima, a single genomic region encodes these proteins:
- a CDS encoding amidohydrolase family protein has translation MLKLPGLIDPHVHVREPGQTHKEDWDTVTQAALAGGVTTILGMPNTKPPIFDEATLNLALDAAKSKARCDYGQYVGAGPDNAVGGGSRRPLHEIAHKTAGLKMYLDSTFGELRLDDMTLWMPHFQNFPKKFPVVLHSESRTMAAGILFAAIYDRPVHIAHISLKEEVLLIKAAKERGIKVTCEVCPHHLFLTKEDIPAISHGHPGRGEVRPRLATQEDVDALWANMDVIDCFATDHAPHTIEEKDSDNPPPGFPGLETLLPLLLTAVDDGRHRARRVLTIDDVIQKSVINPRKIFSIPEQPETWIEVDEDAVYEIKADDQFTRCNWTPFEGWKVKGKVKKVVLRGQVAFEDGKVLAEQGYGKNVRC, from the coding sequence ATGCTCAAACTCCCCGGCCTGATTGACCCTCACGTCCACGTCCGCGAACCCGGACAAACCCATAAAGAAGATTGGGATACCGTCACCCAAGCTGCCCTCGCTGGCGGTGTGACAACGATCCTTGGTATGCCCAATACCAAACCTCCCATCTTCGATGAAGCGACTCTTAACCTCGCGCTCGATGCCGCAAAAAGCAAAGCCCGTTGTGACTACGGACAATACGTCGGCGCGGGGCCAGATAATGCCGTAGGGGGCGGCAGCCGCCGTCCCTTACATGAGATTGCACATAAAACCGCTGGCCTGAAAATGTACCTTGACTCCACCTTTGGCGAACTCCGCCTTGATGACATGACTCTGTGGATGCCACATTTTCAAAACTTCCCTAAAAAATTTCCTGTTGTCCTTCATTCCGAATCACGGACCATGGCGGCAGGGATATTATTCGCCGCCATCTATGATCGTCCCGTTCACATCGCACATATCTCATTGAAAGAAGAAGTTCTGCTCATCAAAGCCGCCAAAGAACGTGGCATTAAAGTGACGTGTGAAGTATGTCCGCATCATTTGTTTCTTACAAAAGAAGATATTCCCGCCATCTCGCACGGACATCCCGGACGCGGTGAAGTCCGCCCGCGCCTCGCCACGCAAGAAGATGTAGATGCCTTATGGGCAAACATGGACGTGATCGACTGTTTCGCCACCGACCACGCCCCGCACACAATCGAAGAAAAAGACTCCGACAATCCCCCGCCCGGATTCCCTGGGCTGGAAACATTACTTCCTTTATTACTCACAGCGGTGGACGATGGACGACATCGTGCCCGAAGGGTATTGACCATTGACGATGTTATTCAAAAGTCAGTTATTAATCCGCGAAAGATATTCAGCATCCCCGAACAACCTGAAACATGGATCGAAGTAGACGAAGATGCCGTCTATGAAATCAAAGCAGATGATCAATTCACGCGCTGTAACTGGACTCCGTTCGAAGGCTGGAAGGTCAAAGGTAAAGTGAAAAAAGTTGTGTTACGCGGACAAGTCGCTTTTGAGGATGGAAAGGTTTTAGCGGAGCAGGGATACGGGAAGAACGTTAGATGCTAA